In Piliocolobus tephrosceles isolate RC106 chromosome 4, ASM277652v3, whole genome shotgun sequence, the following are encoded in one genomic region:
- the SPATA24 gene encoding spermatogenesis-associated protein 24 has product MATPLGWSKAGSGSVCLAFDQLRDVIESQEELIHQLRNVMVLQDENFVSKEEFQAVEKKLVEEKAAHAKTKVLLAKEEEKLQFALGEVEVLSKQLEKEKLAFEKALSSVKSKVLQESSKKDQLITKCNEIESHIIKQEDILNGKENEIKELQQVISQQKQIFRNHMSDFRIQKQQESYMAQVLDQKRKKASGTHQAHSHQHPREK; this is encoded by the exons ATGGCGACGCCCCTCGGGTGGTCGAAGGCGGGGTCAGGATCTGTGTGTCTCGCCTTCGATCAACTGCGGGACGTGATTGAGTCTCAGGAGGAACTGATCCACCAGCTGAGGAACGTG ATGGTTCTCCAGGATGAAAATTTTGTCAGTAAAGAAGAGTTCCAGGCAGTGGAGAAGAAGCTGGTG GAAGAGAAAGCTGCCCATGCCAAGACCAAGGTCCTCCTGGCCAAGGAAGAGGAGAAGTTACAGTTTGCCCTCGGAGAGGTAGAGGTGCTGTCCAAACAGCTGGAGAAAGAGAAGCTGGCCTTTGAAAAAGC GCTCTCCAGTGTCAAAAGCAAAGTCCTACAGGAGTCCAGCAAGAAGGACCAGCTCATCACCAAATGCAATG AGATTGAGTCTCACATTATAAAGCAAGAAGATATACTTAATGGCAAAGAGAATGAGATTAAAGAGTTGCAGCAAGTTATCAGCCAGCAGAAACAGATCTTCAG GAATCACATGTCTGACTTCCGGATCCAGAAGCAGCAGGAGAGCTACATGGCCCAGGTGCTGGACCAGAAGCGTAAGAAAGCCTCAGGGACGCATCAGGCCCACAGCCACCAGCATcccagggaaaaataa
- the PROB1 gene encoding proline-rich basic protein 1 codes for MLTALTPPALPGIPRQLPTAPARRQDSSGSSGSYYTAPGSPEPPDVGPDAEGPANWPWVAPGRGAGAQPRLSVSAQNSRQRHGPGSGFSRGQGSGPRPPQPQLRTLPSGEMEVIFGVGPLFGCSRAENREAQQQLTEPAFISPLPPGPASPAPVPRQSQAPDGGSRWATYLELRPGGPSPAAPAQFECVEVALEERAAPARPRTVPKRQIELRPRPQSPPRAAGASRPRLLLRTGSLDESLGRLQAAAGFVQTALARKLSPEAPAASSATFRPTGLSEPATRETARSTRVVLEKTKSRPLRVQDNSAPAKAPRPWPSLRERAIRRDKPAPGTEPLGPVSSSIFLQSEEKIQEARKTRFPQEAPDRTVQRARSPPFECRVPSEVPSRAVRPRSPSPPWQAPNGAVRGPRCPSPQNLSPWDRTTRRVSSPSFPEASSAWENQNLAVEETVSRRSSSPPIRSQWNQCVAGERSPSLEAPSRWEIPHSAVGDAVEPGSSPSPPAFFPWEAPDRPIGTWGPSPQETWDPMGPGASIVFTQEAQNGLTQEELAPPTPSPPGTPEPTEMQSPSTREIPDLAFGGSQPSPEVAAPEPPGSHLVGTLDADKCPEVLGPGEAASGRPRVAIPRPRDVRKLVKTTYAPGFPAGTPGSRLPAPPADPCGEEGGESKTQEPPALGPPVPAHYTSVFIKDFLPVVPHPYEPPEASFNTVPQDASQPNGVMRRRAENSTAKPFKRTEIRLPGALALGHRPEVTSGVRARGPGGKNRDAEAQRLVPDGKGRTSPLGGARSSSQCSPVGPAGVRSPRPSSPQVHASPSPGIAPKPKTPPTAPEPAAAVQAPLPLEPLASAGRTAPAQPRAASAPPTDRSPQSPSQGVRKPPGAAPRGKVLVDPESGRYYFVEAPRQPRLRVLFDPESGQYVEVLLPPSSPGPPHRVYTPLALGLGLYPPAYGPIPSLSLPPSPGPQALGNPQLPWVSEAGSLDGTYYLPVSGTPSPAPPLLFCAPPSSSVPTQPGKGSLFPL; via the coding sequence ATGCTGACAGCGCTCACCCCGCCAGCCTTGCCTGGGATCCCGAGGCAGCTGCCCACTGCCCCCGCGCGGCGCCAGGACTCCTCCGGTTCGTCAGGCTCCTACTACACGGCTCCGGGTTCTCCGGAGCCCCCGGACGTTGGGCCGGACGCGGAAGGCCCAGCGAATTGGCCCTGGGTGGCCCCTGGGCGGGGGGCGGGTGCCCAGCCTCGCCTGTCCGTCAGCGCCCAGAATAGCCGCCAGCGGCACGGGCCCGGCTCGGGTTTCTCGCGAGGCCAGGGCTCCGGCCCACGgccaccccagccccagctgcGCACGCTGCCGTCGGGGGAGATGGAAGTCATCTTCGGCGTCGGGCCCTTGTTTGGCTGCTCCCGCGCAGAGAATCGCGAGGCACAACAACAGCTCACGGAGCCGGCCTTCATTAGCCCTTTGCCGCCGGGGCCAGCATCTCCCGCTCCTGTCCCACGTCAGTCCCAGGCCCCAGATGGTGGCTCCCGCTGGGCCACCTACCTAGAGCTGCGGCCCGGTGGGCCAAGTCCTGCCGCCCCAGCGCAGTTCGAGTGTGTGGAAGTGGCTCTGGAGGAGCGCGCCGCACCCGCCAGGCCCCGGACGGTGCCCAAGCGTCAGATCGAGCTGCGCCCCCGGCCCCAGAGTCCCCCGCGGGCGGCCGGCGCGTCGCGCCCCCGGCTGCTTCTGCGCACCGGCTCCCTGGACGAGTCTTTGGGCCGCCTGCAGGCCGCCGCGGGCTTCGTGCAGACGGCGCTGGCCAGAAAACTGAGCCCCGAGGCCCCGGCCGCGAGCAGCGCCACCTTCAGGCCCACGGGGCTGTCGGAACCTGCGACCCGGGAAACGGCCCGCAGCACCCGCGTGGTCCTGGAGAAGACTAAGTCTCGGCCACTTCGCGTACAAGATAATTCGGCCCCTGCCAAAGCCCCCAGGCCGTGGCCCAGCCTCCGCGAGCGCGCGATTCGGCGCGACAAGCCTGCGCCCGGGACGGAGCCGCTGGGTCCTGTTAGCTCTAGCATCTTCCTTCAGTCAGAGGAGAAGATCCAGGAGGCGCGGAAGACTCGGTTCCCGCAAGAGGCGCCGGATCGAACTGTCCAGAGGGCACGGAGTCCGCCTTTTGAGTGTAGGGTCCCCTCGGAGGTTCCGAGTAGGGCTGTGAGGCCAAGGAGCCCGTCCCCGCCGTGGCAGGCTCCAAATGGGGCTGTACGGGGTCCTCGCTGCCCGTCGCCCCAGAATTTGTCCCCGTGGGATCGGACTACTCGGAGGGTGAGTAGCCCATCGTTCCCTGAAGCCTCCTCCGCGTGGGAAAATCAGAATCTTGCCGTCGAGGAAACTGTCAGCAGGAGAAGCTCTTCCCCTCCGATCCGTTCCCAGTGGAATCAGTGTGTTGCCGGGGAAAGGAGCCCGTCCCTCGAAGCCCCTTCCCGGTGGGAGATTCCACATTCGGCAGTCGGGGATGCGGTGGAGCCAGGTAGCAGCCCGTCCCCGCCGGCCTTCTTCCCGTGGGAGGCTCCAGATCGTCCTATTGGAACTTGGGGCCCATCTCCCCAAGAGACGTGGGACCCCATGGGGCCAGGCGCATCGATAGTATTTACTCAGGAAGCTCAGAATGGGTTAACTCAGGAGGAGTTGGCACCGCCTACACCGTCCCCACCCGGGACTCCAGAACCAACAGAGATGCAGAGTCCATCCACGCGGGAGATTCCGGATCTTGCCTTTGGAGGGAGTCAGCCGTCCCCAGAGGTGGCAGCACCCGAGCCGCCCGGCAGCCACCTTGTGGGCACCCTGGACGCCGATAAGTGCCCGGAAGTCTTGGGTCCTGGAGAGGCGGCCTCGGGACGTCCGCGCGTGGCCATTCCGCGGCCTCGAGACGTGCGCAAGTTGGTGAAGACCACGTACGCGCCAGGCTTTCCGGCAGGAACCCCAGGCTCAAGGCTACCTGCGCCTCCTGCCGACCCCTGCGGGGAGGAGGGCGGCGAATCCAAGACGCAAGAGCCTCCGGCACTGGGGCCCCCGGTCCCGGCTCACTACACTTCCGTTTTCATCAAGGATTTTCTACCGGTCGTGCCGCACCCCTACGAGCCTCCAGAAGCGTCCTTCAACACGGTCCCCCAGGACGCCTCACAGCCCAACGGGGTCATGCGGCGGAGGGCAGAGAACAGCACAGCAAAGCCCTTCAAGCGCAcagagatccgcctgcctggggCCCTGGCCTTGGGTCACCGGCCCGAGGTAACCTCGGGAGTGCGAGCGCGCGGCCCTGGAGGAAAGAACAGGGATGCAGAGGCCCAGCGCCTTGTCCCCGACGGCAAGGGTCGGACCAGCCCTCTAGGCGGCGCCCGCAGCTCATCCCAGTGCTCCCCCGTAGGGCCAGCAGGGGTCCGATCGCCCCGCCCCAGCTCCCCTCAGGTGCACGCCAGCCCGAGCCCTGGGATAGCACCCAAACCGAAGACACCTCCTACGGCTCCCGAGCCCGCGGCTGCTGTCCAGGCGCCACTCCCGCTGGAGCCCCTGGCGTCGGCGGGCAGGACGGCCCCCGCGCAGCCCCGCGCTGCCTCGGCGCCTCCCACAGACCGGTCCCCGCAAAGCCCCTCCCAGGGAGTGCGCAAGCCGCCTGGGGCCGCGCCCCGGGGGAAGGTCTTGGTGGACCCCGAGAGCGGCCGCTACTACTTCGTGGAGGCGCCGCGTCAGCCTCGGCTGCGGGTGCTCTTCGACCCCGAGAGTGGGCAGTACGTGGAGGTGCTGCTGCCGCCCTCGTCCCCTGGGCCGCCCCACCGCGTCTACACCCCTCTGGCCCTGGGCCTCGGCCTCTACCCGCCCGCCTATGGGCCTATACCCAGCCTCTCCCTGCCACCGTCCCCGGGCCCACAGGCTCTCGGCAACCCCCAGCTACCCTGGGTCTCTGAGGCAGGATCCCTGGACGGGACCTACTACCTGCCAGTGAGCGGGACCCCCAGCCCCGCACCTCCTCTGCTCTTCTGTGCGCCGCCCTCCAGCTCAGTGCCCACCCAGCCCGGCAAGGGTTCCTTGTTCCCACTGTGA